The proteins below come from a single Gimesia alba genomic window:
- a CDS encoding class I SAM-dependent methyltransferase, translating to MMHIPNNTRENILEPEFLSDIDSWHGHIPFAFEIIRNTKPKRFVELGTHKGDSYLSFCQAVEHFQTGTKCCSVDTWQGDEHAGSDAELYGTDIYETLSAYHNEKYSTFSTLMQMTFDEALSHFSEGSIDLLHIDGLHTYEAVKHDFETWLPKMSTQGVVLFHDIEVRYSDFGVWQLWDELLKQYPGFGFTHSYGLGVLAVGDETPEWINEIASLSPDLLETWKKKYEFYGRAILSHSYQRQIEYFKRLLEQKDVEISALKEQLENVSDELSQKQKELVIAQMTVNRRDTRLTALTAQIEDIGKQYAFAQQASQE from the coding sequence ATGATGCACATCCCGAATAACACTAGAGAAAACATCCTGGAACCAGAATTTTTAAGTGACATTGATTCCTGGCATGGGCATATCCCCTTTGCTTTTGAAATAATCAGGAATACAAAACCGAAACGTTTTGTCGAACTAGGGACGCACAAAGGTGACTCTTATTTGTCGTTTTGTCAGGCGGTAGAGCACTTTCAGACCGGAACTAAGTGTTGCTCCGTTGATACCTGGCAGGGTGATGAGCATGCCGGTAGTGATGCTGAGCTCTATGGAACCGATATTTATGAAACTCTGTCCGCATATCATAATGAAAAATATAGTACATTTTCCACTTTAATGCAGATGACATTTGATGAGGCCCTCTCTCACTTCAGTGAAGGGAGCATTGATCTATTGCACATTGATGGTTTGCATACTTATGAGGCAGTCAAACACGATTTTGAAACCTGGTTACCCAAGATGTCGACTCAAGGGGTGGTTTTGTTTCACGATATAGAAGTGAGATATAGTGACTTTGGCGTCTGGCAATTGTGGGATGAATTGTTGAAGCAATACCCTGGTTTTGGATTTACTCATTCTTATGGCCTTGGGGTTCTGGCTGTTGGTGATGAAACACCGGAATGGATCAACGAGATTGCCTCGCTCTCACCTGATTTGTTGGAAACCTGGAAAAAGAAATATGAATTTTATGGGAGGGCGATTCTAAGTCACTCTTATCAACGACAAATTGAGTACTTTAAGCGTCTCCTCGAACAAAAAGACGTAGAAATAAGTGCCCTCAAAGAGCAATTGGAAAACGTCTCAGACGAACTAAGTCAGAAACAAAAAGAACTTGTTATTGCACAAATGACGGTCAACAGACGAGATACACGATTGACTGCTCTCACTGCCCAGATCGAAGACATTGGCAAGCAATACGCTTTTGCACAACAGGCTTCGCAAGAGTAA
- a CDS encoding GNAT family protein — MNSHQTELQQRALDYSPVSFLRGYESEISRSILENFNTSKDRGDLNCLGSDVRLWYRKLEWDSNYFQCPIFRIDFVDWDEDINNPQIQIAEIIQSLQNDLKHQLTDYYLFAEVPSEDTVVLQALGLAGIRLIETRITHYQNQLELAENQTRQNVRIALESDIPNLREVAIQAKNEYDRFHADPFFSTETADQYIAEYVEQCVRGLTDVVLVPDVDAAPPGAFVCGSAGIETFANFLIGRLVLVAVSESRRGWYRWLNSALMDWMRQQGMSCIVNTTQSTNRAVIHVCETLGYKYGRSTHIYAAYNKQ; from the coding sequence ATGAATTCTCATCAAACAGAATTACAGCAAAGAGCATTAGATTACTCTCCAGTAAGTTTTTTACGTGGATATGAATCCGAAATTTCTAGATCAATTCTAGAGAACTTCAACACGTCGAAAGATCGGGGTGATTTAAACTGTTTGGGGAGTGATGTACGCCTCTGGTATCGAAAACTGGAGTGGGACAGCAATTATTTTCAATGTCCTATTTTCAGGATCGACTTTGTTGACTGGGATGAAGATATTAATAATCCTCAAATCCAAATTGCTGAAATAATTCAGTCCTTACAAAACGATCTTAAGCACCAACTGACAGATTACTATCTCTTTGCAGAAGTTCCTTCGGAAGATACTGTTGTTCTTCAGGCGCTGGGGTTGGCTGGAATACGACTGATCGAAACGCGGATCACCCATTACCAGAATCAATTGGAACTGGCTGAAAATCAAACACGGCAGAACGTACGCATCGCTCTCGAATCAGACATCCCCAACCTCCGGGAAGTTGCCATACAAGCCAAAAACGAATACGACCGGTTTCATGCCGATCCTTTTTTCTCAACAGAAACGGCGGATCAATATATCGCCGAATATGTGGAACAGTGTGTGCGTGGACTTACTGATGTTGTATTAGTTCCGGATGTGGATGCAGCACCCCCTGGTGCATTTGTGTGCGGCTCTGCAGGTATTGAAACCTTCGCAAATTTTCTAATCGGAAGACTGGTTCTGGTTGCAGTCAGTGAGTCTCGGAGAGGATGGTATCGCTGGTTGAACAGCGCATTAATGGATTGGATGCGGCAACAGGGAATGTCCTGCATCGTCAACACAACTCAATCAACGAACCGTGCCGTAATTCACGTTTGCGAAACACTCGGTTACAAATATGGTAGATCAACGCACATATATGCCGCATATAATAAACAATGA
- a CDS encoding glycosyltransferase yields MNLVDIIIPVYDGLDDTKNCLLSLLESLDQNEICCNVIVINDKSPNDELTRWVQNFTECHGFLLIENETNLGFVATVNKGMRVNSQTDMVLLNSDTIVANNWIDRMVDCAYSNPKAGTVTPVSNNATICSFPNFCQENPVPSMGVSALDQVFSSVNYGCSVEIPTGVGFCMLIKRDCLNDAGYFNEQAFGKGYGEENDFCMRAAGKGWENIYCLDTFVAHVGSVSFSSKKQALVENAMVALEELHPGYHQLIESHIQEDPARLFRVRAFLDMYRQSTIPNVLLISHNLGGGVEKHIQELIRVYDDKVNFLTLKKNNDQTYDLLFGQFEEKLHFNVPDEYNDLVYLLNSIGLSRIHYHHLIGLHTCLWKLAQDLDVSMDCTIHDFYLINGSPTLTDKSGRFCTDIDTRDKLCAEVYPLPGEKSVENWREKVSGFLSKCERVIFPSLSTAEIFQSYFPEINSIVAYHSDSELSAFPDPIGWDANKSTLDVLILGAISREKGADLLEATAILAKEKNISIKFHLLGYAYRPLDKSVSTYGPYEVTQFANKLKEIKPDLVWLPALWPETYSYTLSESLFEGIPVLVPDIGAFPERVAGRSWAQVYPWNSSAEYMVEVLSTLKTNGISEVHPKSNSPLSQKLDDDFYRNTYLRDLEENRKAPLYYLSNEWLAGYIAPKSSGDVLSNSERILVKIFRFRGTKAGRVLSQMIPIQFQRKFKKWLSRKPIHELIS; encoded by the coding sequence ATGAATTTAGTAGATATTATCATTCCCGTATATGATGGATTAGATGATACAAAAAACTGTTTATTATCATTATTAGAGTCGTTAGATCAGAATGAGATTTGCTGTAATGTGATTGTCATAAACGACAAAAGTCCGAATGACGAATTGACTCGATGGGTCCAAAATTTTACAGAGTGTCACGGTTTTCTACTTATTGAAAATGAAACAAATCTGGGATTTGTAGCGACTGTGAATAAAGGTATGAGAGTCAATTCTCAAACGGATATGGTATTACTGAATAGTGATACTATCGTTGCCAATAACTGGATCGATCGAATGGTCGATTGTGCATATTCAAATCCGAAGGCGGGGACGGTTACTCCTGTTTCAAACAATGCCACAATCTGTAGTTTTCCCAATTTCTGTCAGGAAAATCCTGTTCCCTCGATGGGGGTTTCCGCTCTTGATCAAGTGTTTTCTTCCGTCAATTATGGATGTAGTGTTGAAATTCCAACAGGGGTTGGTTTCTGCATGCTAATCAAGCGAGATTGTCTGAACGATGCCGGATACTTCAACGAGCAGGCGTTTGGTAAAGGATATGGTGAAGAGAACGATTTTTGTATGCGAGCAGCAGGTAAAGGGTGGGAGAATATCTACTGTCTGGATACATTTGTTGCACATGTCGGAAGTGTGAGTTTTTCTTCAAAAAAACAAGCTTTAGTTGAGAATGCAATGGTCGCTCTGGAAGAGTTGCATCCGGGCTACCATCAGCTAATTGAGTCGCACATTCAAGAAGATCCTGCCAGACTATTCCGAGTCCGTGCTTTTCTGGATATGTATCGTCAGTCAACAATACCAAATGTGTTATTGATAAGTCATAACCTGGGTGGAGGTGTTGAAAAACACATTCAAGAATTAATTCGTGTTTATGATGATAAAGTAAACTTTCTGACTCTAAAGAAAAATAACGATCAAACATACGATCTATTATTTGGTCAGTTTGAAGAGAAATTACACTTCAATGTTCCCGACGAGTATAATGACCTTGTGTACTTATTAAATTCAATCGGGTTATCGCGAATTCATTATCATCATCTCATCGGTTTGCATACATGCCTTTGGAAACTGGCTCAAGATCTTGATGTTTCGATGGATTGCACGATTCATGATTTCTACTTGATCAATGGCAGCCCTACACTCACAGATAAATCAGGACGTTTCTGTACTGACATCGATACACGCGATAAGTTGTGTGCTGAAGTTTATCCATTACCTGGCGAGAAAAGTGTTGAGAACTGGCGAGAAAAAGTCAGTGGATTCCTCAGCAAATGCGAGCGTGTGATTTTTCCTTCGCTCAGCACTGCGGAAATATTTCAATCTTATTTCCCGGAAATTAACAGTATCGTTGCCTACCACTCAGATTCAGAATTATCAGCCTTTCCCGACCCGATAGGCTGGGATGCGAATAAATCGACTTTAGATGTTCTTATTTTAGGGGCAATCAGTCGGGAAAAAGGTGCCGACCTGCTGGAAGCGACAGCAATATTAGCAAAAGAAAAAAATATCTCGATAAAATTTCATTTACTTGGCTATGCCTATCGTCCTTTAGATAAGAGTGTTTCTACTTATGGGCCGTATGAAGTTACTCAATTTGCCAATAAACTGAAGGAAATCAAACCAGATCTCGTTTGGTTACCCGCTTTATGGCCTGAAACCTATAGTTACACACTGAGTGAGTCACTGTTCGAAGGAATTCCTGTATTAGTTCCGGATATTGGTGCTTTCCCAGAGCGAGTTGCTGGCAGGTCCTGGGCTCAGGTTTATCCGTGGAATTCATCTGCAGAGTATATGGTTGAAGTGTTATCAACGTTAAAAACGAATGGGATTTCTGAAGTACATCCAAAATCGAACAGCCCTCTTTCACAAAAATTGGATGACGATTTTTATCGAAACACTTATCTACGAGATCTCGAAGAAAACAGAAAAGCTCCACTTTATTACCTGAGTAATGAGTGGCTTGCTGGATACATCGCTCCCAAATCATCAGGAGATGTCTTATCAAATTCTGAGAGAATTCTCGTGAAGATATTTCGATTCAGAGGAACAAAGGCTGGTCGGGTTCTCAGTCAAATGATTCCGATTCAGTTCCAGCGTAAATTTAAAAAGTGGTTATCACGGAAGCCAATTCATGAGCTCATCAGTTAA
- a CDS encoding WxcM-like domain-containing protein: MVDASDELRVLFSESSPSVEGSRINVPGVYYGQGVNIDKSAKIGPNAVILGHDENGNQAAVIEEEAEIGANATILSGVTVGVRARVAPGSVVTRSVPPLAIVEGNPAKIIGYVETYSSEDPTININQVDSIPLGFRQTRVRDVTVHHFNKVPDLRGSLSVGEFEREIPFVPKRYFLVYDVPTAEVRGEHAHFQCGQFLIAVKGSVSVVVDDGDLRDEILLDRPQMGVYLPPMTWGVQYNYSTDAVLLVFASEFYDSDDYIRDYSKFLELVKRAA, encoded by the coding sequence GTGGTAGATGCTTCTGACGAACTGAGAGTGTTATTCTCAGAGAGTAGTCCCTCGGTGGAAGGCTCCCGAATCAATGTTCCTGGGGTTTATTACGGGCAGGGAGTCAATATTGACAAATCGGCAAAAATTGGCCCCAACGCTGTCATTCTAGGCCACGACGAAAACGGAAATCAGGCTGCTGTCATTGAGGAAGAGGCAGAGATCGGCGCGAATGCAACAATCCTTTCAGGGGTCACTGTGGGGGTTCGTGCCCGCGTTGCACCTGGTTCTGTAGTGACACGTTCCGTACCGCCCCTTGCCATTGTCGAGGGGAACCCAGCCAAAATCATTGGTTATGTGGAAACGTACAGCTCTGAAGACCCGACAATCAATATCAATCAAGTGGATTCAATCCCTTTGGGTTTTCGCCAAACTCGCGTGCGGGATGTAACAGTTCACCATTTCAATAAGGTTCCTGATCTCCGAGGCAGCCTTTCCGTAGGTGAGTTTGAGCGTGAAATTCCCTTCGTTCCCAAACGCTATTTTCTCGTTTACGATGTTCCCACTGCAGAAGTTCGCGGAGAACACGCCCACTTTCAGTGTGGACAATTTCTGATTGCTGTGAAAGGGAGTGTGAGCGTTGTTGTGGACGACGGTGATTTGCGCGATGAAATTTTACTTGATCGACCTCAAATGGGAGTTTATCTCCCTCCCATGACATGGGGTGTTCAATACAACTACTCTACCGATGCTGTTTTGCTTGTTTTTGCATCTGAGTTTTACGACTCAGATGATTATATACGAGACTATTCCAAATTTTTAGAGCTGGTGAAGCGCGCTGCTTGA
- a CDS encoding glycosyltransferase family 2 protein, producing the protein MSSSVNLSRPQVSVIIVNFNSADKLHLCVESLLNVNANLDVVIVDNASMDDSLARMNSAYGEDCRIRIIQNQENLGFAVACNIGARHVTGDYLFFLNPDCKVEEDSIIKLIACLDEDSQVGMVGGLLLNSDGSEQVGGRRAVPTPWRSLVRVFRLSCLSNRYPRLFSDFNLHLQPLPDQPIEVEAISGACMMVPRKAYEDVGGLDEGYFLHCEDLDWCMSFWKHGWKVKFVPDAKISHFQGACSRSRRVFVEWNKHKGMMRFYKKHFRHQYPGVLMWFVSVGVWLRFGLLACYFSIRKILRWISSFGEISKPVVN; encoded by the coding sequence ATGAGCTCATCAGTTAATCTTAGCCGACCACAAGTCAGCGTGATTATAGTTAATTTCAATTCGGCTGATAAGTTGCACCTATGTGTAGAGTCGCTTTTAAACGTCAATGCAAATCTTGATGTCGTGATCGTTGACAATGCTTCAATGGATGACAGCCTTGCACGTATGAATTCTGCTTATGGAGAAGATTGCAGAATTCGCATTATCCAAAACCAGGAAAACCTGGGATTTGCAGTCGCCTGCAATATCGGAGCCCGGCATGTGACAGGCGACTATCTGTTCTTTTTAAATCCTGATTGTAAGGTAGAAGAAGATTCCATCATAAAATTAATCGCTTGTCTTGATGAGGATTCCCAGGTTGGAATGGTCGGAGGGCTGCTGCTTAATAGTGATGGCTCAGAACAAGTAGGCGGCCGACGTGCTGTACCTACTCCCTGGCGGTCGTTAGTTCGCGTATTCCGTCTTTCGTGCCTTTCAAATCGTTATCCACGTCTCTTTTCAGACTTCAATCTTCATCTTCAACCGTTACCCGATCAGCCCATTGAAGTAGAAGCCATCTCGGGTGCATGTATGATGGTGCCACGTAAGGCATACGAAGATGTCGGTGGTCTCGATGAAGGTTACTTTCTGCATTGTGAGGATTTGGACTGGTGCATGAGTTTCTGGAAGCATGGCTGGAAGGTCAAGTTTGTTCCTGATGCAAAAATCTCACATTTTCAAGGAGCCTGCAGTCGTTCACGGCGCGTCTTCGTGGAGTGGAATAAACATAAGGGGATGATGCGTTTTTATAAGAAACATTTCCGACATCAGTATCCTGGGGTTCTAATGTGGTTTGTTTCTGTTGGCGTATGGCTGCGGTTCGGGTTGCTCGCTTGTTATTTTTCGATACGCAAAATTCTAAGATGGATTTCATCTTTTGGGGAAATTTCCAAGCCTGTGGTCAACTAA
- a CDS encoding glycosyltransferase family 2 protein, producing the protein MANLTCSLIIPVYKNESNLPDLLAALASLHKDLPHKLEVVFVIDGSPDRCYEILLQELSNHSFSSQLILLSRNFGSFSAIRAGLQAGNGEYFAVMAADLQEPPELVLEMWAELAKNEVDVAIAVREARNDPFLTRLPSNIFWGLYRRFVVPDVPPGGVDIFGCNQQFRDQLLQLEERHSSLIAQIFWMGFRRKFISYERQERKHGKSAWTLSKKIHYLLDSTFAFTDLPIRLLIQIGGATSVLSALFGLLVIILRMLNWIEVPGYSATIIAIVFFGAFNLFSLGIVGSYAWRTYENTKSRPLHIVMRQHEFMNHPEGDS; encoded by the coding sequence TTGGCAAATCTCACTTGCTCTCTCATCATTCCCGTTTATAAAAATGAGAGTAATCTTCCGGATCTCTTAGCTGCATTGGCATCGCTCCATAAAGATTTACCACATAAACTTGAAGTGGTTTTTGTCATTGATGGTAGTCCAGACCGTTGTTATGAAATACTCTTACAAGAACTTTCCAACCATTCATTTTCTTCTCAATTGATTTTATTATCGCGTAATTTCGGCTCATTTTCTGCTATCCGTGCCGGTCTTCAAGCAGGCAACGGCGAGTATTTTGCAGTCATGGCAGCGGATCTTCAGGAACCGCCGGAATTGGTTCTTGAGATGTGGGCAGAGTTAGCAAAGAACGAAGTTGATGTTGCTATCGCAGTTCGCGAAGCGCGGAATGATCCTTTTTTAACCAGGCTGCCTTCCAATATATTTTGGGGCTTATATCGACGTTTTGTGGTCCCCGATGTCCCTCCAGGTGGCGTTGATATTTTTGGATGCAACCAACAATTTCGAGATCAGCTCCTGCAACTCGAAGAACGGCACAGTTCATTAATCGCTCAGATATTCTGGATGGGGTTTCGGCGCAAATTTATCAGCTATGAACGTCAAGAACGAAAGCACGGTAAGTCGGCATGGACTCTCAGCAAGAAAATTCATTACTTGTTAGATAGTACTTTCGCATTTACCGATCTACCGATCAGATTATTGATCCAAATAGGTGGTGCTACTTCTGTCTTATCTGCATTATTTGGCTTGCTTGTAATCATCCTGCGAATGTTAAATTGGATTGAAGTACCAGGTTACTCGGCCACGATTATCGCAATCGTTTTCTTTGGCGCATTCAATCTATTCTCTCTCGGGATTGTTGGATCCTATGCCTGGCGTACTTACGAAAATACTAAGTCGAGGCCTTTACATATCGTAATGCGACAGCATGAATTCATGAATCACCCCGAGGGCGATTCATGA
- a CDS encoding DegT/DnrJ/EryC1/StrS family aminotransferase translates to MKILFNQPKRENDELSLEINAAIKNVLESGIYILGNNVTTFEEEFAAYCNAKYCYTVGNGTDALEIALRALDIGESDEVITVANAGGYSTTACNLVGATPVYIDVDENRLLLNVDQISSAVSPKTKCVIATHLYGQAVDIKQLRAALDAARHTEVKILEDCAQAHGATSHGKKVGALGDIATFSFYPTKNLGALGDGGAITTSCDNLAERCKSLRQYGWTSKYCSTVSDGQNSRLDEIQAAILRVKLKQLDAYNQRRQEICAHLHESCQGIVDVVTTPCDDHVSHLFVVRNKNREKICKTLNANGIATDIHYPILDLDQQSMKNKSYRSLELTYSNQATQEIFSLPCYTGITSVELDHIRQIFQSKISEITKDQ, encoded by the coding sequence ATGAAAATTCTCTTTAATCAGCCCAAAAGGGAAAATGACGAGCTTTCTCTTGAAATCAACGCAGCTATCAAAAATGTGCTCGAAAGTGGTATTTATATCCTGGGAAATAATGTCACTACTTTTGAAGAAGAGTTTGCCGCGTACTGTAATGCAAAATACTGCTACACTGTCGGCAATGGGACAGATGCGCTGGAAATTGCACTTCGTGCTTTAGATATTGGCGAGAGTGACGAAGTCATCACAGTCGCCAATGCCGGAGGTTATTCCACAACCGCATGTAATCTGGTTGGAGCAACACCAGTCTACATCGATGTTGACGAAAATCGCCTGTTGTTGAACGTTGACCAGATTTCTTCAGCAGTGTCACCAAAAACAAAATGTGTCATCGCCACTCATCTCTATGGCCAAGCTGTTGACATCAAACAACTAAGAGCAGCCTTAGATGCCGCCCGGCATACCGAAGTGAAAATTCTCGAAGACTGTGCACAGGCACATGGTGCGACTTCCCACGGGAAAAAAGTGGGGGCACTTGGTGATATCGCCACTTTCAGTTTTTATCCGACCAAAAACTTAGGCGCGCTCGGAGATGGGGGAGCGATCACAACATCGTGTGATAATTTAGCTGAGCGATGCAAATCGTTACGACAGTATGGCTGGACTTCAAAATATTGCAGCACAGTCTCCGATGGCCAGAATAGTCGTCTCGATGAAATCCAAGCTGCCATTCTTCGCGTTAAGTTAAAGCAACTTGACGCCTACAATCAGAGACGACAAGAGATCTGCGCTCATCTTCATGAGTCCTGCCAAGGGATCGTTGATGTCGTTACGACTCCCTGTGATGATCATGTCAGCCACCTGTTTGTCGTTCGGAATAAAAATCGGGAGAAAATTTGCAAGACTCTGAATGCGAACGGAATTGCTACGGACATTCACTACCCCATTCTGGACTTAGATCAACAATCGATGAAGAATAAATCGTATCGTTCACTCGAACTGACTTATTCGAATCAGGCCACTCAAGAAATCTTTTCATTACCATGCTATACTGGGATCACTAGTGTAGAGTTGGACCATATCAGGCAGATTTTCCAGTCGAAAATTTCAGAAATCACAAAGGATCAATGA
- a CDS encoding NAD-dependent epimerase/dehydratase family protein, which yields MSEPELVIGVLGATSFVGDRLFAPEFTQISDRDYSWTAFSRNQQKLTHEETSKIQWCLLNDSPLATGKQRIEYWICLAPIWVLPEYFPLLKSCGARRIVALSSTSRFTKEDSIDLTEQQLANRLADGEHQLISWAEQHQIEWIIIRTTMIYGWGRDQNITRISRFIQRFGFFPLLGKANGLRQPIHVDDVAQFCHLALFKKNITNKAYNISGGESLSYKNMVERIFATLGVKPIFFHLPLFFFRIIITLLHIFPRFKKVSVGMAKRMNQDLTFPNKNVKNDFEFEPRGFELSKDDVGL from the coding sequence GTGTCAGAGCCTGAATTAGTAATTGGAGTTCTGGGAGCCACAAGCTTCGTTGGCGACCGGCTCTTTGCGCCAGAATTCACACAAATCTCGGACCGAGACTATTCCTGGACTGCATTCAGTCGAAATCAACAAAAATTGACGCATGAAGAGACCAGCAAGATCCAATGGTGTCTGCTAAATGATAGCCCTCTAGCGACTGGCAAACAGAGGATCGAATATTGGATTTGCCTGGCACCAATTTGGGTCTTACCTGAATATTTTCCCTTATTAAAATCATGCGGTGCACGCCGCATTGTTGCACTCAGTTCTACCAGCCGTTTTACAAAAGAAGATTCGATCGATCTTACAGAACAACAACTCGCCAATCGTTTAGCAGACGGTGAACACCAATTAATCAGCTGGGCAGAGCAACATCAAATCGAATGGATTATAATTCGAACCACTATGATTTATGGCTGGGGACGTGACCAGAACATCACAAGGATTTCTCGATTTATTCAACGTTTTGGTTTTTTTCCACTTTTAGGCAAGGCCAATGGCTTAAGACAACCTATCCATGTCGATGATGTTGCACAGTTTTGTCACCTGGCACTCTTCAAAAAAAACATAACCAACAAAGCATACAATATTTCAGGTGGAGAATCGTTATCATACAAAAATATGGTCGAAAGGATATTTGCCACCTTGGGTGTAAAACCAATTTTTTTCCACTTACCTCTATTTTTTTTTCGAATTATCATAACACTCTTGCACATCTTTCCACGCTTTAAAAAAGTGTCCGTCGGCATGGCTAAAAGAATGAACCAAGACCTTACTTTCCCCAATAAGAATGTGAAGAATGATTTTGAATTTGAGCCAAGAGGATTTGAACTAAGTAAGGATGATGTTGGTTTATGA
- a CDS encoding HEAT repeat domain-containing protein, protein MFELLFDPKTPIRDSSGVLIKKLGAAAVPFLLHKLESENAAHRKEAIWLLIECENHDSTTTRITKQVLDDRNPTLPNWGQNPDVILNQFRECLSDTDRHVRFTAASALEEFGIEIPATILVFIETLMHGSSHEQNWAALRLGRIGEPAMTACDALNAATESECKYTRLAAKNAITHICGKQESN, encoded by the coding sequence GTGTTCGAGTTGCTCTTTGATCCAAAGACGCCCATTCGCGACTCTTCGGGAGTTCTGATCAAAAAGCTGGGAGCTGCTGCTGTCCCATTTCTACTTCACAAACTCGAGTCTGAGAATGCCGCTCATCGCAAAGAAGCGATCTGGTTGCTCATTGAGTGCGAAAATCACGACAGTACTACAACCAGAATAACAAAACAGGTGCTGGACGACCGAAATCCGACACTGCCTAATTGGGGCCAGAATCCAGACGTCATCTTAAACCAGTTTCGCGAATGTTTGTCAGATACCGACCGGCATGTACGATTTACTGCAGCTTCCGCGCTGGAGGAATTCGGAATTGAAATCCCCGCCACGATTCTGGTGTTTATAGAAACACTGATGCATGGCTCAAGCCACGAGCAGAATTGGGCCGCTCTCCGCCTTGGGCGGATTGGTGAACCGGCAATGACCGCATGCGACGCGCTGAATGCTGCTACTGAATCGGAGTGCAAATATACTCGGCTGGCAGCAAAGAACGCCATTACACACATCTGTGGCAAACAGGAGTCGAATTAA